The following proteins come from a genomic window of Proteiniphilum propionicum:
- the rplU gene encoding 50S ribosomal protein L21 codes for MYVIVDIQGQQFKVQQDQKLFVHRINADQGSEVEFEKVMLIDKDGDVTVGAPVVDGAKVVVEVLSHVKGDKVLIFKKKRRKGYRRLNGHRQQFSEIRVKEIIA; via the coding sequence ATGTACGTAATTGTAGATATTCAGGGTCAGCAGTTTAAAGTGCAGCAAGACCAAAAATTATTTGTCCACAGGATCAACGCCGATCAGGGTAGTGAAGTGGAGTTCGAAAAAGTGATGCTCATCGACAAAGACGGCGATGTAACTGTAGGTGCACCGGTTGTGGATGGAGCAAAAGTAGTAGTAGAGGTACTTTCTCATGTGAAAGGAGATAAAGTTCTTATTTTCAAGAAAAAAAGGAGAAAAGGATACAGAAGATTGAACGGTCACCGTCAACAATTTTCTGAGATAAGAGTAAAAGAAATTATAGCTTAA
- a CDS encoding NAD(P)H-hydrate dehydratase: protein MKILTSEQIRKIDAETISREGIPSLELMKRAATAFCDWFTGRYAKNISLLIFAGVGNNGGDALAAARLLHKSGYNVTVSVVEYSEKYTEDCEHNLRRVRAENITCKKVISEKDIPDIKRYDVVIDGIFGTGLSREVDGIAAKVIQHINDSDKPVISIDVPSGMFLDRKTLYAIQAKNTITFQIPKLALYLPENQNYAGDVSIVGIGLNEQAIEEAESNIFYTEKKQIRPLLKPLSRFAHKGTEGHVLIIGGSLGKCGSACLASKAAMKAGCGLVTAYMPKCGVVVVQSNFPEAMVIEDRGEKHISYINYEMKPDAIGIGIGMGQHDDTQHAFFEFLQKNNTPLVIDADGLNILSRHKDWLTLIPPKTILTPHPKELSRLIGEWSDDYDKILKTKQFAEKYGLIVIIKGAYSLIIDQENIYVNSTGTPALATAGSGDVLTGIITSLLAQGYEPLDATRVGVYLHGMTADLTQHKIHPRAFIASDIIDNIGNAYSILEKNM, encoded by the coding sequence ATGAAAATTCTTACATCGGAGCAAATTCGTAAAATTGATGCAGAAACAATTTCAAGGGAAGGGATACCCTCTCTCGAATTGATGAAGAGGGCAGCTACTGCTTTCTGTGACTGGTTTACTGGCAGATACGCGAAAAACATCTCTTTGCTTATTTTTGCGGGGGTGGGTAATAATGGTGGCGATGCGCTTGCAGCAGCCCGCCTGTTACATAAGTCTGGCTATAATGTTACAGTGTCTGTTGTGGAATACAGCGAGAAATATACAGAAGATTGTGAGCACAATCTTCGCCGTGTAAGAGCGGAAAACATAACCTGCAAAAAGGTTATCTCTGAAAAAGATATTCCCGATATAAAGAGGTATGATGTTGTGATTGACGGGATCTTTGGAACCGGACTCTCCAGAGAAGTGGATGGTATAGCTGCAAAGGTGATTCAGCATATTAATGATAGTGACAAGCCTGTTATCAGCATTGATGTGCCAAGCGGGATGTTTCTTGACAGAAAAACGTTGTACGCTATACAGGCTAAAAATACCATTACGTTTCAGATACCTAAGCTTGCACTTTATCTTCCCGAAAATCAAAATTATGCAGGTGATGTGTCAATAGTCGGCATTGGATTGAATGAACAAGCCATTGAAGAAGCAGAGAGTAATATTTTTTATACTGAAAAAAAACAGATCCGGCCTTTGTTAAAACCGCTTTCCAGATTTGCTCATAAGGGGACCGAAGGGCATGTACTTATTATAGGAGGAAGCCTTGGTAAGTGCGGGTCGGCCTGTCTTGCCTCAAAGGCGGCTATGAAGGCGGGATGCGGACTGGTTACCGCTTATATGCCAAAATGTGGGGTAGTAGTAGTGCAGTCAAATTTTCCCGAAGCGATGGTGATTGAGGATAGAGGAGAAAAGCATATCTCTTATATAAATTATGAAATGAAACCGGATGCAATTGGTATAGGTATTGGAATGGGGCAACATGATGATACACAGCATGCATTCTTCGAATTTTTGCAAAAGAATAATACGCCGCTGGTTATAGACGCAGATGGCTTGAACATATTGTCCAGGCATAAGGATTGGCTCACTCTCATTCCCCCAAAAACTATTCTGACACCTCATCCGAAAGAGCTTTCAAGGCTTATAGGTGAATGGAGCGACGACTATGACAAAATACTGAAAACAAAACAGTTTGCTGAGAAATATGGTCTTATTGTGATAATAAAAGGGGCTTATTCGCTGATTATTGATCAGGAAAATATCTATGTGAATAGCACCGGAACCCCGGCATTGGCGACAGCCGGAAGCGGAGATGTACTGACGGGAATTATTACGAGCTTGCTTGCACAGGGTTATGAACCGTTAGATGCAACCAGGGTGGGGGTGTATCTTCACGGAATGACGGCTGATCTGACGCAGCATAAAATTCATCCCCGGGCTTTTATTGCTTCTGACATCATCGATAATATAGGCAACGCATACAGCATTTTGGAAAAAAATATGTGA
- a CDS encoding NUDIX hydrolase: MENKIFSSSVIVVVNNKILLIQRSNYDGQGELWNTPAGHFKEGETAIECAVRELYEETKISVKEDDFIFFTDFESSIGKVYFYILRLENFPEIVLSAESLRYEWVTLNDLNKYNFLYDKQKEILEMFIKNKGPGR; encoded by the coding sequence ATGGAGAATAAAATTTTCTCATCGAGTGTTATCGTTGTTGTAAATAATAAAATCCTTTTAATACAACGCAGTAATTATGACGGACAGGGTGAACTATGGAACACTCCTGCGGGGCACTTTAAAGAAGGAGAAACAGCAATAGAATGTGCGGTAAGGGAGTTATACGAAGAGACTAAGATTTCAGTAAAAGAAGATGATTTTATTTTTTTCACTGACTTTGAATCCTCAATAGGTAAAGTTTATTTTTACATTCTACGTCTGGAAAATTTTCCTGAAATTGTTCTGTCCGCTGAATCACTGAGATACGAATGGGTGACTCTGAATGATTTGAACAAATACAACTTTCTGTATGATAAACAAAAGGAAATCCTTGAAATGTTCATTAAGAATAAGGGACCGGGTAGGTAA
- a CDS encoding Plug domain-containing protein yields MKKTGLFLILIMLVHSISAQEPAIVSDSVELLLRQQLIAFPQEKLYVQTDKSGYLSGERIWFRAHMVDALTHRPVFISRYIYVELINPLDDLVKRVKIRPDSTGAYSGYIDLEDDLVQGAYTLRAYTQFMRNMDEDFFFRKFIQVLDPFSLQIEPLLTFDVEKNDIRISLHFIDRQNSDTIQPEVVTCKIGYGALKTLRPKENGFYRLDARLSEKEKNRTMLLSLIHKGRKYNRYYTIPSDPAEYDVMFFPEGGYLIPGVSSQVAFKALNADGLSTPVSGTLYDSSSNEILSFESIHQGMGLFHFVPSGNESYYVICHNQSGTAKRFDLPSSKTEASIISARTAGDWIKISCLKGIESQQDSLSLLIHYKGQVLLHRMWNPEVEMYNIAAGELPSGIIHILLLNSRQEVLSERLLFNLNENEFALMQATTPESTYKRREHISIRLKMNDPDLTPSTGNIAVSVTDKENVVRDSTINLISTMLLSSELKGHIESPVSYFADGKVNKYALDALMLTQGWNRYDIPGVLQGKIRTPDAFTPELSQRVTGKASGLFRSLKEGQISLLAKLDTLVSTITTQADEKGRFTFNVEYPEGTTILVQSRSKKGGKLNVINIDQEVFPPLQGAGITNRSEAINQFSSTQDSYLKIADEDYTQKNGIRTILLDEVTITAQSLEKYKESTFYSPISAVGLKTAKDIEKMVVSDLRSLLYHQPGIIIRGDEVTTTRSDLPVLFVIDNVNYEDFSSYLDNIEVNSIESIFVLRDNTTMPGYYPNTSGAIVITTKSGNYKTDTHRPPSIDEIVPLGYQQAAEFYSPKYETPEQIESSLPDLRTTIYWKPNVLFSEKGEAVINFYTADYPAVYLLTAEGVNNNGKLIRFTKEITVEGSNSR; encoded by the coding sequence ATGAAGAAAACCGGCCTTTTTTTAATTCTTATAATGCTTGTACATTCTATCAGTGCACAAGAGCCGGCAATAGTGTCAGATTCTGTCGAATTACTTCTCCGCCAACAATTGATTGCTTTTCCACAGGAGAAACTGTATGTGCAGACTGACAAATCGGGATACCTCTCTGGTGAACGTATCTGGTTCCGTGCACATATGGTGGATGCGCTCACTCATCGTCCTGTTTTTATTAGCCGTTATATTTATGTTGAATTGATCAATCCTCTTGACGATCTGGTAAAGCGAGTAAAGATACGTCCCGACAGTACCGGAGCTTATTCCGGATATATCGACCTGGAAGATGATCTTGTACAGGGAGCTTACACACTGCGAGCCTACACTCAATTTATGCGGAACATGGACGAGGACTTTTTCTTCAGAAAATTTATACAGGTACTCGATCCGTTTTCATTGCAAATAGAACCTCTGTTGACATTTGATGTCGAGAAAAACGACATTCGCATCTCTCTTCATTTCATTGACCGTCAAAACAGCGATACCATACAACCTGAGGTTGTTACCTGCAAAATCGGGTACGGAGCCTTGAAAACTCTTCGGCCAAAGGAGAACGGATTTTATCGCCTTGATGCAAGGTTATCGGAAAAGGAAAAGAACAGAACCATGCTTCTGAGCCTAATTCACAAGGGCCGTAAATACAACCGGTACTATACTATTCCTTCCGATCCCGCCGAATATGATGTGATGTTTTTCCCCGAAGGTGGATATCTTATTCCCGGGGTTTCTTCACAGGTCGCTTTCAAAGCACTGAATGCGGATGGATTGAGCACACCCGTTTCAGGAACATTATATGATTCGTCGAGTAATGAGATCCTCTCATTCGAAAGTATACATCAGGGAATGGGCTTATTCCATTTTGTACCATCCGGGAATGAGTCGTATTATGTTATCTGCCATAATCAATCAGGGACTGCAAAACGTTTCGACCTGCCTTCTTCTAAAACGGAAGCAAGCATTATTTCGGCACGTACTGCAGGTGACTGGATCAAAATTTCTTGCCTTAAAGGCATTGAATCACAGCAGGACTCTCTATCACTGCTAATACACTACAAAGGGCAAGTTTTGCTTCACAGAATGTGGAATCCTGAGGTTGAAATGTATAATATTGCTGCCGGAGAACTACCATCAGGAATAATACATATCCTGTTGCTGAACTCAAGACAGGAGGTGCTGAGCGAACGTCTTCTTTTTAACCTGAATGAAAATGAGTTTGCCCTCATGCAGGCCACTACTCCCGAATCCACCTACAAACGAAGAGAACACATTTCTATTAGACTGAAGATGAACGACCCGGATCTTACTCCCTCTACCGGAAATATTGCCGTTTCAGTAACAGATAAAGAGAACGTTGTACGCGACAGCACGATAAACCTTATAAGTACAATGCTCTTGTCGTCGGAATTAAAAGGACATATAGAATCACCCGTTTCTTATTTTGCAGACGGAAAAGTCAACAAATATGCTCTCGATGCCCTGATGCTGACACAAGGGTGGAACAGATACGATATTCCTGGAGTTTTACAGGGAAAAATACGAACGCCAGATGCATTTACTCCCGAACTGTCACAAAGAGTAACCGGCAAGGCCTCTGGACTTTTTAGATCGCTAAAGGAAGGGCAAATCAGCCTGCTTGCCAAGCTCGACACTTTGGTCAGCACTATTACCACACAGGCTGACGAGAAAGGGCGGTTTACTTTCAACGTTGAATATCCGGAGGGAACCACAATCCTTGTTCAATCGAGAAGTAAAAAAGGTGGAAAACTAAATGTTATCAACATCGATCAGGAAGTATTTCCTCCTCTTCAGGGTGCCGGAATTACCAATAGATCGGAAGCTATAAACCAGTTCTCCTCCACGCAAGACTCCTATCTAAAAATAGCTGATGAAGACTATACACAGAAAAATGGCATCCGGACAATTTTGCTGGATGAAGTGACTATTACGGCACAAAGTCTGGAAAAGTATAAGGAATCAACTTTTTATTCTCCCATCAGTGCAGTAGGGTTAAAAACAGCCAAAGACATTGAGAAGATGGTAGTATCAGATTTGCGGTCGTTGCTATACCATCAACCTGGAATTATAATCAGAGGGGATGAAGTGACCACTACACGTTCAGACTTACCTGTGCTTTTTGTTATCGACAATGTTAATTATGAAGATTTCTCCAGTTATCTTGACAACATTGAAGTCAATTCTATCGAAAGCATATTTGTATTGAGAGATAATACCACAATGCCCGGTTATTACCCTAACACAAGTGGCGCAATAGTTATCACCACTAAGTCAGGCAACTACAAAACCGATACACACAGGCCTCCTAGCATTGATGAGATTGTTCCTCTTGGTTATCAGCAGGCAGCCGAATTCTACTCTCCCAAATACGAAACACCGGAGCAAATAGAATCATCGTTACCAGATCTCCGTACCACAATCTATTGGAAGCCAAATGTACTGTTCTCTGAAAAGGGCGAAGCTGTTATCAATTTTTATACTGCCGATTATCCGGCAGTATATCTGCTGACAGCCGAGGGTGTAAACAACAACGGGAAGCTGATTCGTTTCACAAAGGAAATAACAGTAGAAGGCAGCAATAGCCGATAA
- a CDS encoding 3-keto-disaccharide hydrolase translates to MKQYLLIALLVITTGCSSINLRGNRDRFSLSAEEKKAGYEILFDGKDMLRWTSNTDEYKLEDGCIVMQPADGHGNLYTKKEYDNFILRFEFLLTPEANSGLGLRHKMITTKSGYDGMELQILDNSAPIYANLKPYQYHGSLYGWVPAKRGYLKPAGEWNYQEVIAEGSKIKIILNGTTILDTDIQEAVKDVPENKIPKSLLYKKGHIAFLGHNSVVKFRNIRIKELD, encoded by the coding sequence ATGAAACAATATTTATTGATAGCTTTGCTTGTGATTACTACAGGCTGTTCGTCCATAAATTTGAGAGGAAACAGAGATCGTTTCAGTTTGTCTGCAGAAGAGAAGAAAGCCGGATATGAAATACTTTTCGATGGAAAAGATATGTTACGCTGGACAAGTAATACCGATGAATATAAACTTGAGGATGGATGTATAGTAATGCAACCAGCTGATGGGCATGGTAATTTATACACTAAAAAAGAATATGATAACTTTATTCTACGATTTGAATTTTTACTCACTCCGGAAGCTAACAGCGGGCTTGGCCTGAGACATAAGATGATAACTACTAAAAGCGGCTATGACGGTATGGAATTGCAGATTCTTGACAATTCGGCTCCAATATATGCAAACTTAAAACCGTATCAGTATCATGGCTCTCTCTACGGATGGGTTCCGGCCAAAAGGGGATACTTGAAACCTGCTGGAGAATGGAATTACCAGGAAGTAATTGCAGAAGGAAGTAAAATAAAAATTATATTAAACGGGACTACCATTCTGGATACTGATATTCAGGAGGCCGTCAAGGATGTGCCAGAGAATAAAATACCTAAATCTTTGTTGTATAAGAAAGGACATATTGCATTTCTGGGGCACAACTCCGTGGTTAAATTCAGAAATATCAGGATCAAAGAACTTGACTAA
- a CDS encoding Gfo/Idh/MocA family protein — MNKNTTRRKFIKNIVLGTSALYTSSLFPSPDTFISSINRSVSPNSFINIALIGKGGMGTSDTRTALSVGGVKLVAVCDLYDQRLEEAKRQWGNDLFITKDYREILALKHLDAVIIATPDHWHQPIAIEAMNAGKHVYCEKPVIHKLGEGKKLVAAQQKNKTYFQIGSQGMASVGNKTAKILIKKGIVGKVNLIDGQFTGGPRVLNSFNAPESANPQTIWWERFLGNAPKRSFDAQRFFAWRNWKDYGTTIAGDLFVHVISSVHYIMDALGPEKIYTTGGIHHYTDGSRDTPDIMLGYFDYPDRNNMGAFTLSLGANYVDGISNKWGSTNFRINGSLGSLEVGWNEVRLKTTYDIDEKKADIREEVGGYLQKVQKISSREYLYQAEEEYRGGHYHHFLNFFDGIKNNQQLTADVLFGVRSSAPALLSYESCQRNQALYWNAGELTLKKQS; from the coding sequence ATGAACAAAAACACAACAAGGAGGAAATTTATCAAAAATATAGTATTGGGGACCTCCGCTCTTTACACATCGTCTCTATTTCCATCCCCTGATACTTTTATCAGTTCAATAAATAGGTCGGTATCACCCAACTCTTTTATCAATATTGCTCTGATAGGAAAGGGTGGTATGGGAACCTCTGATACGAGGACTGCTTTATCTGTCGGCGGCGTGAAATTGGTTGCTGTTTGTGATTTATACGATCAACGTTTGGAAGAGGCTAAGAGACAATGGGGTAATGATCTGTTTATTACAAAGGATTACCGTGAGATATTGGCTTTGAAACATTTGGATGCAGTGATCATTGCCACACCGGATCACTGGCACCAGCCGATTGCAATTGAGGCTATGAATGCCGGTAAACATGTGTATTGTGAAAAACCGGTCATCCATAAATTGGGTGAGGGGAAAAAACTGGTAGCAGCTCAGCAGAAAAATAAAACATATTTTCAGATAGGAAGTCAGGGAATGGCTTCTGTGGGCAATAAGACAGCTAAAATTCTGATTAAGAAAGGCATTGTTGGTAAAGTGAATCTTATCGACGGTCAGTTTACCGGTGGTCCCCGTGTACTTAATTCATTTAATGCTCCAGAAAGTGCCAACCCACAAACAATTTGGTGGGAAAGATTCCTTGGAAATGCACCCAAAAGGTCTTTCGATGCCCAGCGATTTTTTGCATGGCGCAACTGGAAAGACTATGGTACAACAATTGCGGGAGATTTGTTTGTACATGTTATCTCAAGTGTTCATTACATCATGGATGCGTTAGGGCCCGAAAAAATATATACTACCGGAGGTATTCATCACTATACCGATGGATCACGTGATACACCGGATATAATGCTCGGTTATTTCGATTATCCCGACAGGAACAACATGGGAGCATTCACGCTTTCATTGGGAGCTAATTATGTGGATGGTATTTCCAATAAATGGGGGAGTACCAACTTCCGTATAAATGGTTCACTTGGCTCACTTGAGGTAGGCTGGAATGAGGTGAGACTCAAAACTACCTACGATATTGATGAAAAAAAAGCAGACATTCGGGAAGAGGTTGGAGGATATCTCCAAAAAGTTCAGAAAATATCGTCGCGAGAGTACTTATATCAGGCAGAAGAGGAATACAGAGGAGGACATTACCACCACTTCCTGAACTTCTTTGACGGGATAAAAAATAATCAACAGCTGACCGCTGATGTACTTTTCGGTGTACGATCCAGCGCACCAGCTCTGTTAAGTTACGAGAGTTGTCAGCGCAATCAGGCCCTTTACTGGAATGCAGGGGAACTAACATTAAAAAAACAATCTTGA
- a CDS encoding RagB/SusD family nutrient uptake outer membrane protein has product MMKKILYSILILFTASACNDFLDKKDPTATSFVEFFNDEEDLRRVVYSSYLDVFTHPTSRGIIFYMDEAKSDNAYSRLEGDRHQNIANGNFNSNTYDFLYYYELYMKHLGRLNTFIANTDVPYVEDESVRDKYQGILEALRVWHYFRLTMRWGNVPFVLEPADLETARQPATPKEEILKTLFPLADEIAAKLPSDEYTSDKYMFNRYSFKALTMRYALYNGRYELAAKLAKEIMDSKKYSLHPVYGDLFNYQAAKANNEFIIWFDMASHGNSATQSFQHLGPHYRTGPGQSYCVPTKALVDAYWTAQGRPIDECPLHTKEEYELNPSLNRDPRYSASIMGHGDNFYGEEIDIYNENSPMFYQKLRSSRTGFWFKKFVDETDAFKSGGNMDFPLLRYAEVLLTYAEAKIMLNQIDDLAKKCINEVRRRAGLDMNFADVTLPAYASYTQQQWVELIRNERRLELAAEGQRYDDIIRWKIAENVLNKPAEGHTKIVEGRKETLKVEDRSFKPHNYLWPFHENSLKVEPGLVQNPGY; this is encoded by the coding sequence ATGATGAAAAAAATTCTATACTCAATATTAATATTGTTCACGGCAAGTGCTTGTAATGACTTTCTGGATAAAAAAGATCCTACTGCCACATCATTCGTCGAGTTCTTCAATGACGAGGAAGACTTACGAAGGGTTGTGTATAGCAGTTATCTGGATGTTTTTACACATCCAACTTCAAGAGGAATTATTTTCTATATGGATGAAGCAAAGTCGGATAATGCATACAGTAGGCTTGAAGGAGACAGGCATCAGAATATTGCCAACGGAAATTTCAACAGCAATACTTATGATTTTCTCTATTATTATGAGCTTTATATGAAACATCTGGGACGATTGAACACGTTTATTGCTAATACAGATGTGCCGTATGTGGAAGATGAGAGTGTGCGTGATAAATACCAAGGCATACTCGAAGCGTTGCGGGTGTGGCACTATTTCAGGCTGACCATGCGATGGGGGAATGTTCCCTTTGTCCTGGAACCGGCTGATCTGGAGACTGCACGTCAACCGGCCACACCCAAAGAAGAGATTCTAAAAACTTTGTTCCCTTTGGCCGACGAGATAGCAGCTAAATTGCCGTCCGATGAATATACTTCCGATAAATATATGTTCAACAGATACTCATTTAAAGCGCTTACTATGCGTTATGCTCTCTATAACGGCAGGTATGAGTTGGCTGCAAAACTGGCAAAAGAGATTATGGACAGTAAGAAATATTCCCTCCATCCGGTATATGGTGATCTTTTTAATTACCAGGCTGCAAAAGCGAATAATGAATTTATCATATGGTTTGATATGGCCAGTCACGGCAACAGCGCCACACAGTCGTTCCAGCATTTAGGGCCTCATTATAGGACAGGACCCGGACAATCATACTGTGTGCCTACGAAAGCATTGGTCGATGCTTACTGGACCGCACAGGGAAGGCCCATTGATGAATGTCCGTTGCATACTAAAGAGGAGTATGAACTAAACCCATCTCTAAACAGAGATCCCCGTTACAGTGCGTCAATTATGGGTCATGGAGATAATTTTTATGGTGAGGAAATAGATATTTACAATGAAAACTCTCCAATGTTCTATCAAAAATTGAGGTCCAGCAGAACGGGTTTCTGGTTCAAAAAGTTTGTGGATGAAACGGATGCTTTCAAAAGCGGTGGTAATATGGATTTCCCATTACTGCGTTATGCCGAGGTATTACTGACCTACGCCGAAGCAAAGATCATGCTGAACCAGATCGATGATCTGGCAAAGAAATGTATCAATGAAGTAAGAAGAAGAGCTGGTCTGGATATGAATTTTGCCGATGTTACTCTTCCTGCGTATGCTTCGTATACTCAACAACAGTGGGTTGAGTTGATCCGGAATGAACGAAGGTTGGAACTTGCTGCAGAAGGTCAACGTTATGATGATATTATCCGTTGGAAGATTGCAGAGAATGTTTTAAACAAGCCGGCAGAAGGACATACGAAGATCGTTGAGGGACGTAAGGAAACATTAAAGGTGGAGGACCGGTCCTTTAAACCCCACAACTACCTATGGCCGTTCCATGAGAACAGCCTGAAAGTGGAACCGGGACTTGTCCAAAACCCCGGATACTAA